In one window of Oligoflexia bacterium DNA:
- a CDS encoding prepilin-type N-terminal cleavage/methylation domain-containing protein, which yields MSRKNKGFTLVELAVSVVIVGAIMAVAIPSYLRYVLKAKTAEGALLVKTIYDAELVFASQESMLIRHSQYGDVLCKTVPRFAPICLQDEARLYKPISKKVNLYYHGIGELEYDPVEQTCTTDTYFIHPKYLGLNEAADQEQITTNQYSNNIRVGPFYSFPQSYYLMRAKKDVLLADEYGVPVDDTMMVTAIGDLDGDHNFSDEPTWCGRGPSPSDAYFSYKDISIIARGMYRDENGEIRSTELIKLNLQE from the coding sequence GTGTCCAGAAAAAATAAAGGGTTTACGCTTGTGGAACTGGCGGTTTCTGTTGTTATCGTTGGCGCAATTATGGCTGTAGCCATACCGTCTTATTTAAGATATGTTTTAAAAGCAAAAACGGCAGAGGGCGCGTTGTTGGTTAAGACCATTTATGACGCTGAATTGGTGTTTGCCAGTCAAGAATCCATGCTGATCCGTCATTCACAGTATGGTGATGTCTTGTGCAAGACCGTTCCAAGGTTTGCACCCATCTGCCTGCAAGATGAGGCCAGATTGTACAAACCGATCAGTAAAAAAGTAAATTTGTATTATCATGGCATAGGTGAGTTGGAATATGATCCAGTGGAACAAACCTGCACCACAGATACGTATTTTATTCATCCTAAATATTTGGGTTTGAATGAAGCGGCTGATCAAGAACAGATTACAACCAATCAGTACTCTAACAATATCCGCGTAGGTCCGTTTTATTCTTTTCCACAATCTTATTATTTGATGCGGGCTAAAAAAGACGTGCTGTTGGCTGATGAGTATGGTGTTCCTGTTGATGATACCATGATGGTCACGGCCATTGGAGATCTTGATGGAGATCATAATTTTAGTGATGAACCCACTTGGTGTGGAAGAGGGCCGTCACCATCAGATGCTTACTTTTCTTATAAAGATATTAGTATTATTGCCAGGGGCATGTACCGTGATGAAAATGGTGAGATACGCAGCACAGAACTAATAAAACTGAATCTCCAAGAATAA
- a CDS encoding SDR family oxidoreductase, producing the protein MSNILSNKTVLITGASKGIGEAAAYYLAELGACVVLFARSEITLQKMSAKIPNSHFFVGDVSNSENVKQAVQLAIEKTGRLDVLINNAGIIDPIAKIVDSNVEAWSKVIDVNVKGVYYALKYAIPYLLKNKGTVINISSGAARSALEGWSHYCSSKAAVFSLTQCAHKEYAEQGLRVIGLSPGTVATDMQKTIKASGVNPVSQLDWQDHIPAAWVAQAIAYLCGPGGNDFLGQDFSLKSNEGREAVGLPLIK; encoded by the coding sequence ATGTCTAACATTTTAAGCAATAAAACTGTTTTAATCACCGGTGCCAGCAAAGGTATTGGTGAAGCTGCTGCTTATTATTTAGCTGAACTGGGGGCTTGTGTTGTTTTGTTTGCTCGCAGTGAAATTACCTTGCAAAAAATGTCAGCCAAAATCCCTAACAGTCATTTTTTTGTTGGTGATGTTTCTAACAGTGAAAATGTAAAGCAAGCTGTACAATTGGCCATAGAAAAAACTGGTCGTTTGGACGTTTTAATTAACAATGCGGGTATCATTGATCCCATTGCTAAAATAGTTGATTCTAATGTTGAAGCTTGGAGCAAAGTCATTGATGTTAATGTTAAAGGCGTTTATTACGCTCTTAAATACGCTATCCCCTACTTATTAAAAAACAAGGGAACTGTTATCAATATAAGTTCTGGTGCTGCTAGAAGCGCTTTAGAAGGCTGGAGCCATTATTGTTCGAGTAAAGCAGCCGTATTTTCTTTAACCCAATGTGCGCATAAAGAGTATGCTGAACAAGGTTTGCGGGTTATAGGTTTAAGTCCTGGTACGGTTGCTACTGACATGCAAAAAACCATTAAAGCTTCTGGCGTAAACCCTGTCAGTCAATTGGATTGGCAAGATCACATTCCTGCTGCTTGGGTTGCCCAAGCTATCGCCTACCTCTGTGGTCCAGGAGGTAATGATTTTCTGGGCCAAGATTTTTCACTTAAAAGCAATGAAGGTAGAGAGGCTGTAGGCTTGCCCTTAATCAAATAA
- a CDS encoding protein kinase codes for MKTSKTPASIDAFDFEDGKVISSKYQFVKKLGEGWEGEVYLVKELDTNIERTAKFFYPHRNLNNKTVKSYAKKLHKLRNCTGLIKYINKENFRFKGHSVQYLLSEYIEGGSVQAYLKKFHPKGMPYYQALHLFYAIVCACQEIHKHKEWHGDLHLENIMLQQSGFHYDIKLIDIFHTAHSPNDKGSPLEDLYDVCDILYELIGGSKRYAQQPQIIKDICCGRKKSLIKKKFKSTRILKDFLETTPWEVF; via the coding sequence ATGAAAACAAGTAAAACACCAGCAAGTATAGATGCATTTGATTTTGAAGATGGAAAAGTGATTTCGTCCAAATATCAATTTGTTAAAAAACTTGGAGAAGGCTGGGAAGGTGAAGTTTATCTTGTTAAAGAACTGGACACCAACATAGAAAGAACCGCAAAGTTTTTTTATCCTCACAGAAACCTCAACAATAAAACTGTAAAAAGCTATGCTAAAAAGTTACATAAACTTAGAAACTGTACCGGACTCATCAAGTATATCAATAAAGAAAACTTTAGGTTTAAAGGTCACAGTGTTCAATACTTATTATCAGAGTATATAGAAGGAGGCTCTGTTCAAGCCTATTTGAAAAAATTTCACCCCAAAGGTATGCCGTATTATCAAGCCTTGCATCTTTTTTATGCCATTGTTTGTGCTTGTCAGGAAATTCATAAACATAAAGAGTGGCATGGTGATCTTCATCTGGAAAACATCATGTTGCAACAATCAGGTTTTCACTATGATATAAAATTGATTGATATTTTTCACACTGCTCACAGCCCTAATGATAAAGGCAGTCCATTAGAAGACCTGTATGATGTCTGTGATATTTTATATGAATTGATTGGAGGTTCTAAACGTTATGCTCAACAACCGCAAATCATCAAGGATATTTGTTGTGGACGTAAAAAAAGTTTAATTAAAAAGAAGTTTAAAAGTACGCGTATCCTTAAAGATTTTTTAGAAACAACTCCTTGGGAAGTATTTTAA